In the genome of Hallerella porci, one region contains:
- a CDS encoding efflux RND transporter permease subunit, whose protein sequence is MIKASIYKPITMLMVILTVVVFGIYTYSMMPVNMLPNFEVPVVTATVKYTGASPDELETTVIKPVEDQVELIDGIDYVKAIALEHYAVFVIFFEMGTDVDVAASDVRDKISQAAADFPDAVESPIISKVDINGDAIVSFAFTGPISSSELRQKADDELKPIVTATPGVASVDLFGGTTRQINVELRKEDMLSRKVDPVTVMGVLQGANLNYPSGDIRGLRKNTSSRTKGKFATIDEIRNMEIPTANGMIRLSDIADVKDSIADITSYSRYNGQSSIGFDIKKRTEASVVAVANAVIKRVDKINATLPEGFKLNLVYNQAEKVQESLDNVISNIMIAIVLTAIILLLFLGKFSTMFIAAVTMPISVIGAFTLMYFAGFSINLMTLMALSSAVGLLVTNSIVVLENISAKLETGLDPKEAAYKGTSEIMVAIMASTLTNVCVFVPIAFMKSVMGSFFRYYGLTMVFATVVSLLLTFTLTPLMAAYLFKGKKKNADGTIMETKPSILDRVLGIFPKIINFFRAIYLKTLSFALSIPGVLFQIIVLVGLIYGTFMLVTKFMSVELMPQSDEGVIKVTIEMPAGTNVEATDSVVQIVESRIKGIPELKRYFVTVGGEGGLTSVNEATMRITLIDKKDGRTRNTDEVIDSLRFVLSDIPDAYISLKSSSTTEMGGGESGDVVLEVRSLNADSVIRAAEIAKHYVTQIKGVTEVKSSHEAGKPEISFIPNRRALADYGVTVQGAANAAYIYVSGFNVNQYTEDGEEYDINLRLRESDRKNRQDILDLPILTSKGYVPMSALFNVENSQAATQILRKRKMRMIEISMNLQPGFTTGQVMSQITADSKNWGLPEGVELGFGGNADMQDDMVQEFSVAIVMAILLTYILLVALLESFAQPFVILTTIPMGAIGVILALIFTGRPLSLVAFMAIVMLIGVVVNNAILLLDAANVNMRHNGMGRRSAILTAGKDKFQPIMLASAASIIAQLPLAFGIGGDIATSTQPMGIASVGGLLISAILTMYLVPTFFWLPNAIFSKVKKQAAVIKAKRSAKA, encoded by the coding sequence ATGATCAAGGCAAGTATTTATAAACCGATAACCATGTTGATGGTTATTTTGACCGTGGTCGTCTTCGGTATTTATACCTATAGTATGATGCCGGTCAACATGCTCCCGAACTTTGAAGTGCCGGTGGTTACTGCCACGGTGAAGTACACGGGTGCAAGTCCGGACGAATTGGAAACGACCGTGATTAAGCCGGTCGAAGACCAAGTGGAATTGATCGATGGTATCGACTATGTGAAAGCCATCGCTCTGGAACACTACGCCGTTTTCGTCATCTTCTTTGAAATGGGAACTGACGTTGACGTGGCTGCTTCGGACGTGCGCGATAAGATTTCGCAAGCGGCTGCAGACTTCCCGGATGCTGTGGAAAGCCCGATTATTTCGAAGGTGGACATTAACGGGGATGCAATCGTGAGCTTTGCGTTTACCGGCCCGATTTCTTCTTCGGAATTACGTCAAAAGGCTGATGATGAATTGAAGCCGATTGTGACTGCGACTCCGGGCGTTGCAAGCGTTGACCTTTTCGGTGGTACCACGCGTCAGATTAACGTGGAACTCCGCAAAGAAGATATGCTTTCTCGCAAAGTGGATCCGGTCACGGTGATGGGAGTTCTTCAAGGTGCAAACTTGAACTACCCGAGCGGTGATATTCGCGGTCTTCGTAAGAATACGAGTTCGCGTACGAAAGGTAAGTTCGCAACAATTGATGAAATTCGCAACATGGAAATCCCGACGGCGAACGGAATGATTCGTCTTTCGGATATCGCTGATGTGAAAGACTCGATTGCAGATATTACTTCTTACTCGCGTTATAACGGCCAAAGTTCCATCGGTTTCGACATCAAGAAGAGAACCGAAGCGAGCGTGGTGGCTGTGGCAAATGCGGTCATCAAGAGAGTCGATAAAATCAACGCAACCCTTCCCGAAGGCTTTAAGCTGAACTTGGTGTATAACCAAGCAGAAAAAGTCCAAGAATCTTTGGATAACGTGATTTCGAACATTATGATCGCTATTGTTTTAACGGCTATCATTTTGCTTCTCTTCCTCGGTAAATTCAGTACGATGTTCATCGCCGCTGTGACGATGCCGATTTCGGTGATCGGTGCGTTCACGCTCATGTACTTCGCAGGTTTCTCGATTAACTTGATGACTTTAATGGCGCTTTCGAGTGCGGTCGGTCTTTTGGTGACGAACTCCATCGTCGTTTTGGAAAATATTTCTGCAAAACTGGAAACAGGTCTAGATCCGAAAGAAGCTGCCTACAAGGGAACTTCGGAAATCATGGTCGCTATTATGGCTTCGACGTTAACAAACGTTTGCGTGTTCGTGCCTATCGCCTTCATGAAATCCGTCATGGGTTCGTTCTTTAGATATTACGGCTTGACGATGGTTTTTGCGACGGTCGTTTCGCTCCTCTTAACGTTTACTTTGACCCCGCTTATGGCGGCTTACCTCTTCAAAGGCAAGAAGAAAAATGCTGACGGAACGATTATGGAAACGAAGCCTTCGATTCTCGATCGTGTGCTCGGTATCTTCCCGAAGATTATTAACTTCTTCCGCGCCATTTATTTGAAGACTTTGTCTTTCGCCCTTTCGATTCCGGGTGTGCTTTTCCAAATCATTGTGTTGGTTGGACTTATCTACGGCACATTTATGTTGGTCACGAAATTCATGTCTGTGGAACTGATGCCGCAGAGCGATGAAGGCGTTATCAAGGTGACGATTGAAATGCCCGCGGGTACCAATGTGGAAGCAACCGACAGTGTTGTCCAAATCGTGGAAAGCCGCATTAAAGGAATTCCAGAACTCAAGCGTTACTTTGTTACCGTTGGTGGTGAAGGTGGTTTGACTTCGGTGAACGAAGCGACGATGCGTATCACTCTTATCGACAAGAAAGATGGTCGTACTCGCAATACCGATGAGGTGATTGACTCTTTGCGTTTTGTTCTCTCGGATATTCCGGATGCTTACATTAGTTTGAAGAGTTCAAGTACTACGGAAATGGGCGGTGGCGAATCGGGCGACGTCGTTTTGGAAGTGCGTTCTTTGAATGCGGACTCGGTGATTCGCGCTGCTGAAATTGCGAAACATTATGTGACGCAAATTAAAGGTGTCACCGAAGTGAAATCTTCGCACGAAGCGGGGAAACCGGAAATTTCGTTCATCCCGAATCGTCGTGCTTTGGCAGATTACGGTGTGACGGTGCAAGGCGCTGCCAATGCGGCTTACATCTACGTCAGTGGTTTTAATGTGAACCAATATACCGAAGACGGTGAAGAATACGATATTAACTTGCGTCTCCGCGAAAGCGACCGTAAGAATCGTCAAGACATTTTGGACCTTCCGATTCTTACTTCGAAGGGTTACGTCCCGATGAGCGCACTCTTCAATGTCGAAAACTCGCAAGCGGCAACGCAGATTTTACGTAAACGCAAGATGCGTATGATCGAAATTTCGATGAACTTGCAACCGGGCTTTACTACGGGTCAAGTCATGAGCCAGATTACCGCGGATTCCAAGAATTGGGGTCTTCCGGAAGGTGTTGAACTCGGTTTCGGCGGTAACGCAGACATGCAAGACGACATGGTGCAAGAATTCTCGGTCGCCATTGTTATGGCAATTCTCTTGACCTACATCTTGCTCGTCGCATTGCTCGAATCTTTCGCTCAGCCGTTCGTGATTCTTACGACCATCCCGATGGGTGCAATCGGCGTGATTCTCGCCTTGATCTTTACAGGGCGTCCGCTTTCCCTCGTGGCATTCATGGCAATCGTGATGCTTATCGGTGTGGTGGTGAACAACGCAATTCTTTTACTGGATGCAGCAAACGTCAATATGCGCCATAATGGAATGGGCCGTCGCTCTGCAATTTTAACGGCGGGCAAAGATAAATTCCAACCGATTATGCTCGCTTCTGCTGCATCGATTATTGCTCAGCTTCCTCTTGCCTTCGGTATCGGTGGTGATATTGCAACATCGACTCAGCCGATGGGTATCGCGAGCGTCGGCGGTCTTTTGATCTCGGCAATTCTCACGATGTACTTAGTCCCGACTTTCTTCTGGCTTCCGAACGCAATCTTCTCGAAAGTTAAAAAGCAAGCCGCTGTGATTAAAGCGAAGCGCAGTGCAAAAGCCTAA
- a CDS encoding efflux RND transporter periplasmic adaptor subunit translates to MKQTFNTKLIAVFALAMLLAACGEQEEAKQAAPTMEEIQAQKGKPVRIVTAKDEKLNDYREFNGTIEGSQQTDAIAKLSDPISKINVQVGSNVSKDQVLAEFVFTGDNSAYQQAEAQVKLQEKSLARMKEVQAKGGISQQEIDNTQTQLDVAKMQLEQARRATLVLAPAAGTVTDVRYKVGEVANVGSVMFTIAKLDKVIMKLDVLTQDIGYFKKGAEATINLNGEIFKGKVSMVPLAADAETRFFPVEITFANKGRKLLPGMFLTASIHTRTVKGVSIPNDAVVYNNGVNFAWTVDKDGNAKRKLIRLGVVGNNTTQVLSGIELGDQVIYEGHSKLNDGDKVLIME, encoded by the coding sequence ATGAAGCAAACATTTAACACCAAACTGATTGCCGTTTTCGCACTCGCCATGCTCCTCGCCGCTTGCGGAGAACAGGAAGAAGCTAAACAAGCCGCTCCGACGATGGAAGAAATTCAGGCGCAAAAAGGCAAGCCTGTTCGCATTGTCACCGCAAAAGACGAAAAGCTCAACGATTACCGCGAATTTAACGGAACGATTGAAGGTTCTCAGCAGACGGATGCGATTGCAAAACTCAGCGACCCGATTTCTAAAATCAATGTGCAAGTCGGTTCGAATGTTTCGAAAGATCAAGTTCTCGCAGAATTTGTCTTCACCGGCGATAACTCTGCTTATCAACAAGCCGAAGCGCAAGTGAAGCTTCAAGAAAAATCCCTCGCCCGTATGAAAGAAGTGCAGGCGAAGGGCGGTATTTCGCAACAAGAAATCGATAATACGCAGACGCAGCTCGATGTTGCGAAAATGCAACTTGAACAAGCTCGCCGTGCAACTCTCGTCCTCGCTCCGGCTGCGGGAACGGTGACGGATGTCCGCTACAAAGTGGGCGAAGTCGCAAATGTCGGCTCGGTGATGTTCACCATTGCAAAGCTCGACAAAGTGATTATGAAGCTCGATGTGTTGACTCAAGATATCGGTTACTTTAAAAAAGGCGCAGAAGCGACAATCAATTTGAACGGCGAAATTTTCAAGGGTAAAGTTTCGATGGTTCCGCTCGCTGCTGATGCCGAAACGCGTTTCTTCCCGGTTGAAATTACCTTTGCAAACAAAGGCCGTAAACTTCTCCCGGGTATGTTCCTTACCGCAAGCATTCATACGCGCACGGTCAAGGGCGTAAGCATTCCGAACGACGCAGTTGTTTACAATAACGGTGTGAACTTTGCTTGGACCGTTGACAAAGACGGCAATGCAAAGCGTAAACTCATCCGTCTCGGCGTTGTGGGCAACAATACGACGCAGGTTCTTTCGGGAATTGAACTTGGCGACCAAGTGATTTATGAAGGTCATTCTAAGTTGAATGATGGCGACAAAGTCCTGATTATGGAATAA
- a CDS encoding TolC family protein, translating to MNRTVKLLILSSAILAMPAFAKSAYTRDDAVRIALENSPDIKSAEQDLASAESQVTSAYGSALPTVDLSATYTRTFGVGDVKKNSAISDMLDDAATKNEEMLAGVFDNYNYAMAKMGGYRWGTQIGITATQVLYAQGKVSTGTEIAKSYRRVSELSLETAKQDVRYNVEVAFDELIYLDSAIVILQSTIDQLQENLDYVTQAVQSGLATELDLIRVQISMDELQTNLQKTQKNRIIARNSLLNTMGLPWDAEAEFNGDLRDPKNGYAAPDTVMENVRKRRKELAQLDESVKMYENNIDIEAGDYKPTLVLGGSITYQDGNNDFFKWSAPDWDDNISKRIYLNFSMNLFNGMKTREAVVQAKTTLRKTQIQRENADRGIQLEMESAKNTLEDAENQIEIQQRRVELAQKNLDMTEAAYKAGRETQLNFLDANMSLKNARLDYLSAIVDWNKAYNAMLKATGEY from the coding sequence ATGAATCGAACCGTAAAATTACTCATCCTTTCAAGCGCTATCCTTGCGATGCCTGCGTTTGCAAAGTCTGCTTATACGCGTGACGATGCCGTCCGGATCGCTTTGGAAAATTCTCCTGACATTAAATCTGCCGAGCAGGATTTGGCGTCTGCAGAGTCTCAGGTGACTTCTGCTTACGGAAGTGCTCTTCCGACTGTCGACCTTAGCGCCACATACACGCGCACATTCGGCGTTGGAGATGTAAAAAAGAATTCCGCAATTAGCGATATGCTCGATGACGCCGCCACCAAAAACGAAGAAATGCTCGCCGGCGTTTTTGACAATTACAATTACGCGATGGCGAAGATGGGCGGTTACCGCTGGGGAACGCAAATCGGCATTACTGCGACCCAAGTGCTTTACGCGCAAGGTAAAGTTTCGACCGGTACCGAAATTGCAAAATCTTACCGCCGCGTGAGCGAACTCAGCTTGGAAACGGCGAAGCAAGATGTGCGTTACAATGTCGAAGTCGCTTTTGACGAACTCATTTATTTGGATTCGGCAATCGTGATTCTGCAATCGACAATCGATCAGCTCCAAGAAAACTTGGACTATGTGACGCAGGCAGTGCAGAGCGGTCTTGCTACCGAATTGGATCTCATCCGCGTGCAAATCTCGATGGATGAACTCCAAACGAATTTGCAAAAGACGCAAAAGAACCGCATCATCGCGCGCAATTCACTTTTGAATACCATGGGTCTTCCGTGGGATGCCGAAGCCGAATTTAACGGCGACCTTCGCGATCCGAAAAACGGTTACGCTGCTCCAGATACGGTGATGGAAAATGTGCGCAAGCGCCGCAAAGAACTCGCGCAACTCGATGAAAGCGTCAAAATGTACGAAAATAACATCGACATCGAAGCGGGCGATTACAAGCCGACTCTCGTTCTCGGCGGTTCTATTACTTATCAAGATGGCAATAACGATTTCTTCAAATGGTCGGCTCCGGATTGGGACGATAACATTTCGAAGAGAATCTATTTGAATTTCTCGATGAACCTTTTCAATGGGATGAAGACCCGCGAAGCGGTTGTGCAAGCGAAGACGACTTTGCGCAAAACGCAAATTCAGCGTGAAAACGCCGACCGCGGCATCCAACTGGAAATGGAATCGGCGAAGAATACTTTGGAAGATGCTGAAAATCAAATTGAAATTCAGCAACGTCGCGTAGAACTCGCGCAAAAGAATTTGGACATGACCGAAGCGGCGTATAAAGCTGGCCGCGAAACTCAGCTTAACTTTTTGGATGCGAACATGAGCCTGAAAAACGCTCGCTTGGATTATCTTTCTGCGATCGTTGATTGGAATAAGGCCTATAACGCAATGCTCAAAGCCACCGGAGAATATTAA
- a CDS encoding carbon starvation CstA family protein, with translation MITFLIGVAILIGGYFTYGKFVEHVFHPDDRQTPAVKHPDGVDRMLLPHWKNMLVQLLNIAGIGPVIGVILGIKFGAIVFILLPIGNVFGGAVHDYFSGMVSIRNDGMNVPALAHKFLGRVPAKLVMILISVALIFVGAVFTNTPAGLINTPIFVGEGNTSPTIFWVAVALIFAYYFASTFFPIDKIIGRIYPIFGGLLILASIGIFVGIAPELSVLDEFSFSDFAGNFHKHPAGQPIIPMLFVTIACGIISGFHSTQSPIVARTERTERTGRQTFYGMMIIEGLIGMIWAAGGMFIYHKMPELLSGASGVRVLSELVSTVLPFAPISILVVVGVIILAITSGDTSLRSLRLTIAELCNIDQTSAKNRLLLTIPIFAICAILIFWSNLNKDGFNILWNYFSWSNQVMAVCSLCVTVVYLRAKKKNFWIALVPCLFMTFIVCAYIFWVSPENLKGAPLGFGLPYKIALMFAIQDALILGFLLCSRGKALEQEIKEKTFEPDEWDSKKEFQKSEN, from the coding sequence ATGATTACATTCCTTATCGGTGTCGCAATTTTAATCGGCGGCTATTTTACTTACGGAAAATTTGTGGAGCATGTTTTTCATCCAGACGATAGGCAAACGCCTGCGGTAAAGCATCCCGATGGCGTTGACCGGATGCTTTTACCTCACTGGAAAAATATGCTCGTACAGCTTTTAAATATTGCGGGCATCGGCCCTGTGATCGGGGTGATTCTCGGCATTAAATTCGGCGCAATCGTTTTCATTTTACTTCCGATTGGAAATGTTTTTGGCGGTGCTGTGCACGATTATTTTTCGGGCATGGTGAGCATTCGAAACGACGGTATGAACGTGCCTGCGTTAGCGCATAAATTCCTCGGACGCGTTCCAGCGAAACTCGTGATGATTCTTATCTCGGTCGCTCTTATTTTTGTGGGCGCTGTTTTCACGAATACGCCGGCTGGTCTTATCAATACGCCGATTTTCGTGGGCGAAGGCAATACATCGCCGACGATTTTCTGGGTCGCAGTCGCTTTGATTTTCGCTTATTATTTTGCGAGTACATTCTTCCCAATCGATAAAATTATCGGGCGCATTTATCCGATTTTCGGCGGACTTTTAATTCTCGCTTCGATTGGAATTTTCGTGGGCATTGCTCCCGAGCTCAGCGTTTTGGATGAATTTAGTTTTAGCGATTTCGCAGGAAACTTCCACAAGCATCCTGCGGGTCAGCCGATTATTCCGATGCTTTTTGTGACGATTGCTTGCGGGATTATCAGCGGTTTCCATAGCACGCAGAGCCCGATTGTCGCGCGGACCGAACGCACGGAACGCACGGGCCGTCAAACATTTTACGGGATGATGATTATCGAAGGTTTAATCGGAATGATTTGGGCTGCGGGCGGTATGTTTATTTATCACAAGATGCCGGAACTTTTGAGCGGTGCTTCGGGAGTTCGCGTTTTGAGCGAGCTCGTTTCGACGGTTCTTCCGTTTGCGCCGATTTCGATTCTTGTGGTGGTGGGCGTGATTATTCTTGCGATTACGAGCGGTGACACCAGTCTTCGCAGTCTTCGTTTGACGATTGCCGAACTTTGCAACATCGATCAGACGAGTGCAAAAAATCGTTTGCTTTTGACGATTCCGATTTTTGCGATTTGCGCAATTCTCATTTTCTGGAGCAATTTGAATAAAGATGGATTTAACATTTTGTGGAATTATTTCAGCTGGTCGAATCAGGTGATGGCGGTCTGCAGCCTTTGCGTGACGGTCGTTTACTTGCGTGCGAAGAAGAAAAATTTCTGGATTGCTCTTGTGCCGTGTCTCTTTATGACATTTATTGTTTGCGCATACATCTTCTGGGTGAGTCCGGAAAATTTGAAAGGCGCTCCTCTCGGATTCGGTCTTCCGTATAAAATCGCTTTGATGTTCGCTATTCAAGATGCGTTAATTCTCGGCTTCTTGCTTTGTTCCCGCGGAAAGGCGCTCGAACAAGAGATTAAAGAGAAAACATTTGAACCGGATGAATGGGATTCGAAAAAGGAATTTCAGAAGTCGGAAAATTAA